GATCCTCTCTGGACTCCACACCTTGCAACACCTTGCCAATCAGGCCATAGGAGAAGAAAATAAGCAGGGGGTCCAAACCCATGGCTGAAAGAACCACAAATAGGCTGTAGGCTGCACCCCAAGCTTCTGGGCAGGCCAAACGAGCCACATCTGGATGCAAGCAAAAAGAATGGGTTAGGACCTGTGGGTGGCAGTAGGGCATGTAGGCCAGCAGGAATGGCAGGGGCAGATGGAGACCCAGGCATCGAAAAGAaatggccaggctgattttgctAATTACACCATTGGTGAGGAGCGCCGGGTAGTGGAGAGGTCGGCAGATGGCCAGTGCCCGATCAATGGACATGGCGAGCAAGACAGAGGACTCCATGACAGAAAAGACATGGATAAAAACCATCTGTAgaaggcaggctgaggcagggacagTGTGAGCACCAGCAAGGGCGATGCCCAGCAGTGTGGGCATCAGGGCAGTAACCAATCCAATATCAGACACACTAAGCAAGAAGAGGAAGAAGTGCATTGGGCGGTGCAGGGCGGGCTCCAGGGCAATGATCCAGAGGATGGTGCCATTTCCCAGTGCAGAGAGAAGGTAGACAGCAATAAGGGGCAATGTCCACCAGGAGGGTGCACCTGATAGGCCTGGCATGCCCACCAGCAAGAAGGTGGGGGCCATTGAAGTGCTGCTATTGGGGGCTATCTGAGTTGGTAATGTTGACATAGTTCAGGATTCCACGTTGAACTCTGGAACCTGAAAAATGATTAGAAAGGTTTACTTAATCGCGTGCCAAATTTGCATGAAACTTTCCAAAATAGCCTGCATCTTCCCTTCCCTgactcatgcacacacatacacgtacacatatacacatttccTCCCTATGCACGCACCCATC
This genomic window from Pan troglodytes isolate AG18354 chromosome 9, NHGRI_mPanTro3-v2.0_pri, whole genome shotgun sequence contains:
- the LOC100611224 gene encoding olfactory receptor 51S1 → MSTLPTQIAPNSSTSMAPTFLLVGMPGLSGAPSWWTLPLIAVYLLSALGNGTILWIIALEPALHRPMHFFLFLLSVSDIGLVTALMPTLLGIALAGAHTVPASACLLQMVFIHVFSVMESSVLLAMSIDRALAICRPLHYPALLTNGVISKISLAISFRCLGLHLPLPFLLAYMPYCHPQVLTHSFCLHPDVARLACPEAWGAAYSLFVVLSAMGLDPLLIFFSYGLIGKVLQGVESREDRWKAGQTCAAHLSAVLLFYIPMILLALINHPELPITQHTHTLLSYVHFLLPPLINPILYSVKMKEIRKRILNRLQPRKVGGAQ